One stretch of Actinacidiphila sp. DG2A-62 DNA includes these proteins:
- a CDS encoding glutamate synthase subunit beta yields MADPKGFLTTGRETAPTRPVEERKQDWNEVYVPGGLLPIITKQAGRCMDCGIPFCHNGCPLGNLIPEWNDYAYREDWRAASERLHATNNFPEFTGRLCPAPCESACVLGINQPPVTIKNVEVTIIDKAWDSGDVTPQPPERLSGKTVAVIGSGPAGLAAAQQLTRAGHTVAVYERADRIGGLLRYGIPEFKMEKRHINRRIEQMRAEGTKFRTGVQIGTDLDAATLTKRYDAVVVAAGATQWRDLPVEGRELDGIHQAMEYLPLANKVQEGDFVAPPITAEGKHVVVIGGGDTGADCVGTAHRQGARSVTQLEIMPRPADDRPAHQPWPTMPMVYKVTSAHEEGGERVYAVNTVRFTGDENGHVRELHLVEVVFEGGAFVPQEGTERVIPADLVTLAMGFTGTDQKNGLVEQLGLELDARGNIARDASYATNVDGVFVAGDAGRGQSLIVWAIAEGRSAARAVDEYLTGLPSQLPAPIRPTDRPLTV; encoded by the coding sequence ATGGCTGACCCCAAGGGCTTCCTCACCACCGGCCGCGAGACCGCGCCGACCCGCCCGGTCGAGGAGCGCAAGCAGGACTGGAACGAGGTCTACGTCCCCGGCGGCCTGCTGCCGATCATCACCAAGCAGGCCGGCCGCTGCATGGACTGCGGCATCCCGTTCTGCCACAACGGCTGCCCGCTGGGGAACCTCATCCCCGAGTGGAACGACTACGCCTACCGCGAGGACTGGCGGGCCGCCTCCGAGCGGCTGCACGCCACCAACAACTTCCCGGAGTTCACCGGGCGGCTGTGCCCGGCGCCGTGCGAGTCCGCGTGCGTGCTCGGCATCAACCAGCCGCCGGTCACCATCAAGAACGTCGAAGTCACCATCATCGACAAGGCGTGGGACAGCGGCGACGTGACCCCGCAGCCGCCGGAGCGGCTGTCCGGCAAGACCGTCGCGGTGATCGGCTCCGGACCGGCGGGACTGGCCGCCGCCCAGCAGCTCACCCGCGCCGGGCACACCGTCGCCGTCTACGAGCGGGCCGACCGGATCGGCGGGCTGCTGCGCTACGGCATCCCCGAGTTCAAGATGGAGAAGCGGCACATCAACCGGCGCATCGAGCAGATGCGCGCGGAGGGCACCAAGTTCCGCACCGGCGTGCAGATCGGCACCGACCTGGACGCCGCCACGCTCACCAAGCGGTACGACGCGGTGGTCGTCGCGGCCGGCGCCACCCAGTGGCGGGACCTGCCGGTCGAGGGCCGCGAGCTCGACGGCATCCACCAGGCCATGGAGTACCTCCCGCTGGCCAACAAGGTGCAGGAGGGCGACTTCGTCGCGCCGCCGATCACCGCCGAGGGCAAGCACGTCGTGGTCATCGGCGGCGGCGACACCGGCGCGGACTGCGTCGGCACCGCGCACCGCCAGGGCGCCCGGTCCGTCACCCAGCTGGAGATCATGCCGCGCCCGGCCGACGACCGGCCCGCGCACCAGCCCTGGCCGACGATGCCGATGGTCTACAAGGTCACCTCCGCGCACGAGGAAGGCGGTGAGCGGGTCTACGCCGTCAACACCGTCCGCTTCACCGGCGACGAGAACGGCCATGTGCGCGAACTGCACCTGGTCGAGGTGGTGTTCGAGGGCGGCGCGTTCGTGCCGCAGGAGGGCACCGAGCGGGTCATCCCGGCCGACCTGGTCACCCTCGCGATGGGCTTCACCGGCACCGACCAGAAGAACGGCCTGGTCGAGCAGCTCGGCCTGGAGCTGGACGCGCGCGGCAACATCGCCCGCGACGCCTCCTACGCCACCAACGTCGACGGCGTGTTCGTGGCCGGCGACGCGGGACGCGGCCAGTCGCTGATCGTCTGGGCGATCGCCGAGGGGCGCTCGGCCGCGCGCGCGGTCGACGAGTACCTCACCGGGCTGCCCTCGCAGCTGCCCGCGCCCATCCGGCCGACCGACCGCCCGCTGACGGTCTGA
- the gltB gene encoding glutamate synthase large subunit gives MRSRSAFMDGRPGPQGMYDPRNEHDACGVGFVATLTGEASHGLVEQALTVLRNLEHRGATGAEPDSGDGAGILLQVPDAFLRANTGFDLPAAGRYAVGTAFLPVDAEDRTKAVDAIERIAAEEGLTVLGWREVPVSPDLLGATSRSTMPYFSQLFVTDAEGRREGIALDRPAFVLRKRAEREADVYFPSLSARTLVYKGMLTTGQLEPFFPDLSDPRFATAIALVHSRFSTNTFPSWPLAHPYRFVAHNGEINTVKGNRNWMRARESQLASELFSGDLERIYPICTPGASDTASFDEVLELLHLGGRSLPHSVLMMIPEAWENHASMDPDRRAFYQYHSTLMEPWDGPACVTFTDGSVVGAVLDRNGLRPGRYWVTDDGLVVLASESGVLDAIDPARVVRKGRLQPGRMFLVDTVEHRIVEDDEIKSAMAAQHPYADWLDAGLIDLADLPEREHIVHTHASVTRRQQTFGYTEEELRVILAPMARTGAEPIGSMGTDSPIAALSDRPRLLFDYFTQLFAQVTNPPLDAIREELVTSLISTIGPSGNLLEPSPASCRNITLPFPVIDNDELAKLIHVNADGDMPGMKAATLSGLYRVAGGGDALAARLAEICAETDAAIEDGARLIVLSDRHSDAEHAPIPSLLLTSAVHHHLIRTKQRTQVGVLVEAGDVREVHHVALLIGYGAAAVNPYLAMESVEDLVREGTFLPGLDAETAIRNLIKALGKGVLKVMSKMGISTVASYRGAQVFEAVGLDADFVDTYFHLTDTKIGGAGIDVIAKEVAARHAKAYPASGISAAHRRLEIGGEYQWRREGEPHLFDPDTVFRLQHATRTRRYDIFKQYTQRVNEQSERLMTLRGLFALKNERTPVPIEEVEPVSEIVKRFSTGAMSYGSISREAHETLAIAMNQLGGKSNTGEGGEDPERLYDPARRSAIKQVASGRFGVTSEYLVNADDIQIKMAQGAKPGEGGQLPGHKVYPWVAGTRHSTPGVGLISPPPHHDIYSIEDLAQLIHDLKNANPRARVHVKLVSEVGVGTVAAGVSKAHADVVLISGHDGGTGASPLTSLKHAGGPWELGLAETQQTLLLNGLRDRIVVQTDGQLKTGRDVVIAALLGAEEFGFATAPLVVSGCVMMRVCHLDTCPVGVATQNPVLRDRFSGKPEFVVNFFEFIAEEVRELLAELGFRSIEEAVGHAELIDAGRAVDHWKAQGLDLAPLLYVPELPEGAVRHRTTEQDHGLDKALDNELIRLAAEALDSGAPVRAQIRVRNVNRTVGTMLGHEVTKKYGGAGLPDGTIDITLTGSAGQSFGAFLPRGITLRLEGDANDYVGKGLSGGRIVVRPDRGADHLDEDSTIAGNTIAYGATGGELFLRGRTGERFCVRNSGATVVAEGVGDHGCEYMTGGRAVVLGPTGRNFAAGMSGGIAYVLDLAADRVNPGMVGVEALDADDITWLHDVVRRHYEETGSTVAERLLADWGSALTRFGKVMPRDYKAVLAAKNAAEQAGLSESETTAKMMEAANG, from the coding sequence ATGCGTTCGCGTTCCGCGTTCATGGACGGGCGTCCCGGCCCGCAGGGGATGTACGACCCCCGCAATGAGCACGACGCCTGCGGTGTCGGCTTTGTCGCCACCCTCACCGGCGAGGCGAGCCATGGCCTGGTCGAGCAGGCCCTCACCGTCCTGCGCAACCTGGAGCACCGCGGCGCCACCGGCGCCGAGCCCGACTCGGGCGACGGCGCGGGCATCCTGCTCCAGGTCCCGGACGCCTTCCTGCGCGCGAACACCGGCTTCGACCTGCCCGCGGCCGGCCGCTACGCCGTCGGCACCGCCTTCCTGCCGGTCGACGCCGAGGACCGCACCAAGGCCGTCGACGCGATCGAGCGGATCGCCGCCGAGGAGGGCCTGACCGTCCTCGGCTGGCGCGAGGTCCCGGTCTCGCCCGACCTGCTCGGCGCCACCTCCCGCTCCACCATGCCGTACTTCTCGCAGCTCTTCGTGACCGACGCCGAGGGCCGCCGGGAGGGCATCGCCCTGGACCGGCCCGCCTTCGTGCTGCGCAAGCGCGCCGAGCGCGAGGCCGACGTGTACTTCCCGTCGCTGTCCGCGCGGACCCTGGTCTACAAGGGCATGCTCACCACCGGGCAGCTCGAACCGTTCTTCCCCGACCTGTCCGACCCGCGCTTCGCCACCGCCATCGCGCTGGTCCACTCCCGCTTCTCCACCAACACCTTCCCGAGCTGGCCGCTCGCCCACCCGTACCGCTTCGTGGCGCACAACGGCGAGATCAACACCGTCAAGGGCAACCGCAACTGGATGCGCGCCCGCGAGTCGCAGCTGGCCAGCGAGCTGTTCAGCGGCGACCTGGAGCGGATCTACCCGATCTGCACCCCCGGCGCCTCCGACACCGCCTCCTTCGACGAGGTGCTGGAGCTGCTCCACCTCGGCGGCCGGTCGCTGCCGCACAGCGTGCTGATGATGATCCCCGAGGCCTGGGAGAACCACGCCTCCATGGACCCGGACCGGCGCGCCTTCTACCAGTACCACTCCACCCTGATGGAGCCCTGGGACGGCCCGGCGTGCGTCACCTTCACCGACGGCTCGGTGGTCGGCGCGGTGCTGGACCGCAACGGGCTGCGCCCGGGCCGTTACTGGGTCACCGACGACGGCCTGGTGGTGCTCGCCTCGGAGTCCGGCGTGCTCGACGCCATCGACCCCGCCCGGGTGGTCCGCAAGGGCCGGCTGCAGCCCGGCCGGATGTTCCTGGTCGACACCGTCGAGCACCGCATCGTCGAGGACGACGAGATCAAGTCCGCGATGGCCGCCCAGCACCCGTACGCCGACTGGCTGGACGCGGGGCTGATCGACCTCGCCGACCTGCCCGAGCGCGAGCACATCGTGCACACCCACGCCTCGGTCACCCGGCGCCAGCAGACCTTCGGCTACACCGAGGAGGAGCTGCGGGTCATCCTCGCGCCGATGGCCCGCACCGGCGCCGAGCCGATCGGCTCGATGGGCACCGACTCGCCGATCGCCGCCCTCTCCGACCGGCCGCGGCTGCTCTTCGACTACTTCACCCAGCTGTTCGCGCAGGTCACCAACCCGCCGCTGGACGCCATCCGCGAGGAACTGGTCACCTCGCTGATCTCCACCATCGGCCCCTCGGGCAACCTGCTGGAGCCCAGCCCCGCCTCCTGTCGCAACATCACCCTGCCCTTCCCGGTCATCGACAACGACGAGCTGGCCAAGCTCATCCACGTCAACGCCGACGGCGACATGCCCGGCATGAAGGCCGCCACCCTCTCCGGCCTGTACCGGGTGGCCGGCGGCGGCGACGCGCTGGCCGCGCGGCTCGCCGAGATCTGCGCCGAGACCGACGCCGCCATAGAGGACGGCGCCCGCCTCATCGTGCTCTCCGACCGGCACTCCGACGCCGAGCACGCCCCGATCCCCTCGCTGCTGCTGACCTCCGCGGTCCACCACCACCTGATCCGCACCAAGCAGCGCACCCAGGTCGGCGTGCTGGTCGAGGCCGGCGACGTCCGCGAGGTGCACCACGTGGCGCTGCTCATCGGCTACGGCGCCGCCGCGGTCAACCCGTACCTGGCCATGGAGTCGGTCGAGGACCTGGTCCGCGAGGGCACCTTCCTGCCCGGCCTGGACGCCGAGACCGCCATCCGCAACCTGATCAAGGCGCTGGGCAAGGGCGTGCTGAAGGTGATGTCCAAGATGGGCATCTCCACCGTCGCCTCCTACCGCGGCGCGCAGGTCTTCGAGGCCGTCGGCCTGGACGCCGACTTCGTCGACACCTACTTCCACCTCACCGACACCAAGATCGGCGGGGCCGGCATCGACGTCATCGCCAAGGAGGTCGCCGCCCGGCACGCCAAGGCCTACCCGGCCTCCGGCATCTCCGCCGCGCACCGCCGGCTGGAGATCGGCGGCGAGTACCAGTGGCGCCGCGAGGGCGAGCCGCACCTGTTCGACCCCGACACCGTCTTCCGGCTGCAGCACGCCACCCGCACCCGCCGCTACGACATCTTCAAGCAGTACACGCAGCGGGTGAACGAGCAGTCCGAGCGGCTGATGACGCTGCGCGGCCTGTTCGCGCTGAAGAACGAGCGGACCCCGGTGCCGATCGAGGAGGTCGAGCCGGTCAGCGAGATCGTCAAGCGGTTCTCCACCGGCGCCATGTCGTACGGCTCGATCTCCCGCGAGGCGCACGAGACGCTCGCCATCGCGATGAACCAGCTCGGCGGCAAGTCCAACACCGGCGAGGGCGGCGAGGACCCCGAGCGGCTCTACGACCCGGCCCGGCGCAGCGCCATCAAGCAGGTCGCCTCCGGCCGCTTCGGCGTCACCTCCGAGTACCTGGTCAACGCCGACGACATCCAGATCAAGATGGCCCAGGGCGCCAAGCCCGGCGAGGGCGGCCAGCTGCCCGGCCACAAGGTCTACCCGTGGGTGGCCGGCACCCGGCACTCCACCCCCGGCGTCGGCCTGATCTCGCCGCCGCCGCACCACGACATCTACTCCATCGAGGACCTCGCCCAGCTCATCCACGACCTGAAGAACGCCAACCCGCGGGCCCGCGTGCACGTCAAGCTGGTCTCCGAGGTCGGCGTCGGCACCGTCGCGGCCGGCGTGTCCAAGGCGCACGCCGACGTGGTGCTGATCTCCGGCCACGACGGCGGCACCGGCGCCTCCCCGCTCACCTCGCTCAAGCACGCCGGCGGCCCCTGGGAGCTGGGCCTGGCCGAGACCCAGCAGACGCTGCTGCTCAACGGCCTGCGCGACCGCATCGTGGTGCAGACCGACGGCCAGCTGAAGACCGGCCGCGACGTGGTGATCGCCGCGCTGCTCGGCGCCGAGGAGTTCGGCTTCGCCACCGCGCCGCTGGTCGTCTCCGGCTGCGTCATGATGCGCGTCTGCCACCTGGACACCTGCCCGGTCGGCGTCGCCACCCAGAACCCGGTGCTGCGCGACCGGTTCAGCGGCAAGCCCGAGTTCGTCGTGAACTTCTTCGAGTTCATCGCCGAGGAGGTCCGCGAACTCCTCGCCGAGCTGGGCTTCCGCTCGATCGAGGAGGCCGTCGGCCACGCCGAGCTGATCGACGCCGGCCGCGCCGTCGACCACTGGAAGGCCCAGGGCCTGGACCTGGCGCCGCTGCTGTACGTGCCCGAACTGCCCGAGGGCGCGGTCCGGCACCGCACCACCGAGCAGGACCACGGCCTGGACAAGGCGCTGGACAACGAGCTGATCAGGCTCGCCGCCGAGGCGCTGGACTCCGGCGCGCCGGTCCGCGCCCAGATCCGGGTGCGCAACGTCAACCGCACGGTCGGCACCATGCTCGGCCACGAGGTGACGAAGAAGTACGGCGGCGCGGGCCTGCCCGACGGCACCATCGACATCACCCTGACCGGCTCGGCCGGCCAGTCGTTCGGCGCCTTCCTGCCCCGCGGCATCACCCTGCGGCTGGAGGGCGACGCCAACGACTACGTCGGCAAGGGCCTGTCCGGCGGCCGGATCGTGGTCCGCCCCGACCGCGGCGCCGACCACCTGGACGAGGACTCCACCATCGCCGGCAACACCATCGCCTACGGAGCCACCGGCGGCGAGCTGTTCCTGCGCGGCCGCACCGGCGAGCGCTTCTGCGTGCGCAACTCCGGCGCGACCGTGGTCGCCGAGGGCGTCGGCGACCACGGCTGCGAGTACATGACCGGTGGCCGCGCCGTGGTGCTCGGCCCCACCGGCCGCAACTTCGCGGCCGGCATGTCCGGCGGCATCGCGTACGTCCTCGACCTCGCCGCGGACCGCGTCAACCCCGGCATGGTCGGCGTCGAGGCGCTGGACGCCGACGACATCACGTGGCTGCACGACGTGGTGCGCCGCCACTACGAGGAGACCGGCTCCACCGTCGCCGAGCGGCTGCTCGCCGACTGGGGGAGCGCCCTCACCCGCTTCGGCAAGGTCATGCCGAGGGACTACAAGGCAGTGCTCGCCGCCAAGAACGCCGCCGAGCAGGCCGGGCTCTCCGAGTCCGAGACCACCGCGAAGATGATGGAGGCGGCGAATGGCTGA
- a CDS encoding VIT1/CCC1 transporter family protein produces MTTVVEDTAPANPYHVPHHTHRDVSGGWLRPAVFGAMDGLVSNLALMTGMAGGSVGTRTLVVTGLAGLAAGAFSMAAGEYTSVASQRELVEAELAVERIELDRHPEDELRELAALYVARGVEPELAHEVARQLSADPEQALEIHAREELGVDPDDLPSPLVAAVSSFGSFALGALLPVLPFLLGARALWPALLLALAGLFGCGAAVARVTARSWWFSGLRQLALGGAAAAVTFGIGAAIGTAVN; encoded by the coding sequence ATGACGACCGTCGTCGAGGACACCGCGCCGGCGAACCCGTACCACGTACCGCACCACACGCACCGCGACGTCAGCGGCGGCTGGCTGCGGCCCGCGGTCTTCGGCGCCATGGACGGCCTGGTCTCCAATCTCGCCCTGATGACCGGCATGGCCGGCGGCTCGGTCGGCACCCGCACCCTGGTCGTGACCGGCCTGGCCGGGCTCGCGGCGGGCGCCTTCTCGATGGCCGCGGGCGAGTACACCTCGGTGGCCTCCCAGCGCGAGCTGGTCGAGGCGGAGCTGGCGGTCGAGCGGATCGAGCTGGACCGGCACCCCGAGGACGAGCTGCGCGAGCTGGCCGCGCTCTACGTCGCCCGCGGCGTGGAGCCCGAGCTGGCCCACGAGGTGGCGCGGCAGCTGTCCGCCGACCCGGAGCAGGCGCTGGAGATCCACGCCCGCGAGGAGCTGGGCGTCGACCCGGACGACCTGCCCTCGCCGCTGGTCGCGGCGGTCTCCTCGTTCGGTTCCTTCGCGCTCGGCGCGCTGCTGCCGGTGCTGCCGTTCCTGCTGGGCGCCCGGGCGCTGTGGCCGGCGCTGCTGCTGGCGCTCGCCGGGCTGTTCGGCTGCGGCGCCGCGGTGGCCCGCGTCACCGCCCGCTCGTGGTGGTTCAGCGGGCTGCGGCAGCTGGCGCTGGGCGGCGCCGCGGCCGCTGTGACCTTCGGCATCGGCGCCGCGATCGGGACAGCCGTAAACTGA
- the lgt gene encoding prolipoprotein diacylglyceryl transferase codes for MDLAYIPSPSHGVVHLGPIPLRGYAFCIIIGVFVAVWLGGKRWVDRGGRPGTVADIAVWAVPFGLVGGRLYHVITDYELYFTDGKDWVDAFKIWQGGLGIWGAIAMGALGAWIGCRRRGIALPAYADAIAPGIAFAQAIGRWGNWFNQELYGDHTSLPWGLKITSDAGDRVPGIYQPTFLYESLWCVGVALLVLWADRRFQLGHGRAFALYVASYCVGRAWIEHMRSDFAHHILGLRLNDWTALIVFLAAVAYFVLSNRLRPGRELTVEPGAGAAGATGDAGADQDAGADQAAASDADDASDADDASDADDASDASAGSADADADRDAREDDHAEPDGEARDDGDAKAERSAAGGPSAAANPH; via the coding sequence ATGGACCTCGCATACATTCCCAGCCCTTCGCACGGGGTGGTCCACCTCGGACCGATCCCGCTGCGCGGCTACGCCTTCTGCATCATCATCGGTGTCTTCGTGGCCGTCTGGCTGGGAGGCAAGCGCTGGGTGGACCGTGGCGGCCGGCCCGGCACGGTGGCCGACATCGCCGTGTGGGCGGTGCCCTTCGGCCTGGTCGGCGGGCGGCTCTACCACGTCATCACCGACTACGAGCTGTACTTCACCGACGGCAAGGACTGGGTCGACGCCTTCAAGATCTGGCAGGGCGGCCTCGGCATCTGGGGCGCCATCGCCATGGGCGCGCTGGGCGCGTGGATCGGCTGCCGCCGCCGCGGCATCGCACTGCCCGCCTACGCCGACGCGATCGCGCCGGGCATCGCCTTCGCCCAGGCCATCGGCCGCTGGGGCAACTGGTTCAACCAGGAGCTGTACGGCGACCACACGTCGCTGCCGTGGGGCCTGAAGATCACCAGTGACGCGGGCGACCGGGTCCCGGGCATCTACCAGCCGACCTTTCTGTACGAGTCGCTGTGGTGCGTCGGCGTCGCGCTGCTGGTGCTGTGGGCGGACCGCCGCTTCCAGCTGGGCCACGGCCGGGCCTTCGCCCTCTACGTCGCGTCGTACTGCGTGGGCCGGGCCTGGATCGAGCACATGCGCTCCGACTTCGCCCACCACATCCTGGGCCTGCGGCTGAACGACTGGACCGCGCTGATCGTCTTCCTGGCGGCCGTGGCCTACTTCGTGCTCAGCAACCGGCTGCGGCCGGGCCGCGAGCTGACCGTCGAGCCCGGAGCGGGCGCCGCGGGCGCGACCGGTGACGCCGGGGCCGACCAGGACGCCGGGGCCGACCAGGCCGCCGCCTCCGACGCGGACGACGCCTCCGACGCGGACGACGCCTCCGACGCGGACGACGCCTCCGACGCGAGCGCCGGCTCCGCCGACGCCGACGCCGATCGTGACGCCCGGGAAGACGACCACGCCGAGCCCGACGGCGAGGCCCGGGACGACGGCGACGCCAAGGCCGAGCGCTCCGCCGCCGGCGGCCCCTCCGCCGCGGCCAACCCCCACTAG
- a CDS encoding DsbA family protein codes for MSEKNRDGKRSAREALRQQRAKEEARARRKRTAVVAGGVVAVLAVAAVVGVLVADHNSNKTSSDSSAPVAAPKGAVGKDNLVIPVGASDAPSTLTVWEDFRCPACDAFEKTFTPTIHQLEDSGQVRTEYRLVLLIDGNLGGTGSLNAANAAACAQDQGKFRAFHDVLYANQPDEQDDRFGDKKTLLQLAGKVDGLTTPAFTACVNNGTHDNWVKKSNDAFNRSGYDSTPTILLNGKSVYGADSNLTPDSLKQMVADANKGKPKGTATATASPS; via the coding sequence GTGAGCGAGAAGAACCGAGACGGAAAGCGCAGCGCCCGCGAGGCGCTCAGGCAGCAGCGTGCGAAGGAGGAGGCCCGCGCCCGGCGCAAGCGGACCGCGGTGGTGGCCGGCGGCGTGGTGGCCGTGCTGGCGGTGGCGGCCGTCGTCGGCGTGCTGGTGGCCGACCACAACAGCAACAAGACCAGCAGCGACTCCTCCGCGCCGGTCGCCGCGCCCAAGGGCGCCGTCGGGAAGGACAATTTGGTCATCCCGGTCGGCGCGAGCGACGCGCCCTCGACGCTGACCGTGTGGGAAGACTTCCGCTGCCCGGCCTGCGACGCCTTCGAGAAGACCTTCACGCCGACCATCCACCAGCTGGAGGACTCCGGCCAGGTCCGCACGGAGTACCGCCTGGTGCTGCTCATCGACGGCAACCTCGGCGGCACCGGCTCGCTGAACGCGGCGAACGCCGCGGCCTGCGCCCAGGACCAGGGGAAGTTCCGCGCCTTCCACGACGTGCTGTACGCCAACCAGCCCGACGAGCAGGACGACAGGTTCGGCGACAAGAAGACCCTGCTGCAGCTGGCCGGCAAGGTCGACGGCCTGACCACCCCCGCCTTCACCGCCTGCGTGAACAACGGCACCCACGACAACTGGGTGAAGAAGTCCAACGACGCCTTCAACCGCTCGGGCTACGACTCCACGCCCACCATCCTGCTGAACGGCAAGAGCGTCTACGGCGCCGACAGCAACCTCACGCCGGACTCGCTGAAGCAGATGGTCGCCGACGCGAACAAGGGCAAGCCCAAGGGCACCGCCACCGCCACCGCGTCGCCGTCCTGA
- the trpA gene encoding tryptophan synthase subunit alpha, with product MSGQITLLEQTIAAARAEDRAALIAYLPAGFPTVDGGIAAVRAALDGGADIVEVGLPHSDPVLDGPVIQTADDIALKNGVRIADVLRTVREAHAATGKPVLVMTYWNPVDRYGAERFATELAEAGGAGCILPDLPVEESEAWRKAAEQQGLATVFVVAPSSRDERLARITAAGSGFVYAASLMGVTGTRASVGEQAAGLVRRTRDTTELPVCVGLGVSNAAQAAEVASFADGVIVGSAFVKRLLDHRDDEAAGLAAVRALAAELAEGVRKRG from the coding sequence GTGAGCGGGCAGATCACCCTTCTGGAGCAGACCATCGCGGCGGCCAGGGCCGAGGACCGGGCCGCGCTGATCGCCTACCTGCCGGCCGGCTTCCCGACCGTCGACGGCGGCATCGCCGCGGTCCGGGCCGCGCTGGACGGCGGCGCGGACATCGTCGAGGTCGGCCTGCCGCACAGCGACCCGGTGCTCGACGGCCCGGTCATCCAGACCGCCGACGACATCGCGCTGAAGAACGGCGTGCGGATCGCCGACGTGCTGCGCACGGTCCGCGAGGCGCACGCCGCCACCGGAAAGCCGGTGCTGGTGATGACGTACTGGAACCCCGTCGACCGGTACGGCGCCGAGCGCTTCGCCACCGAGCTGGCAGAGGCCGGCGGCGCCGGCTGCATCCTGCCCGACCTGCCGGTCGAGGAGTCCGAGGCGTGGCGCAAGGCGGCCGAGCAGCAGGGCCTGGCGACCGTCTTCGTGGTCGCGCCGTCCAGCCGGGACGAACGGCTGGCCAGGATCACCGCGGCCGGCAGCGGCTTTGTCTACGCGGCCTCGCTGATGGGCGTCACCGGCACCCGTGCCAGCGTCGGCGAGCAGGCCGCCGGCCTGGTGCGCCGCACCCGCGACACCACCGAGCTGCCGGTCTGCGTGGGCCTGGGCGTGTCCAACGCGGCGCAGGCCGCCGAGGTGGCGTCCTTCGCCGACGGCGTCATCGTCGGCTCGGCCTTCGTCAAGCGGCTGCTGGACCACCGCGATGACGAGGCGGCGGGCCTGGCCGCGGTTCGGGCACTGGCCGCGGAGCTGGCCGAGGGCGTCCGCAAGCGCGGCTGA
- the trpM gene encoding tryptophan biosynthesis modulator TrpM produces the protein MELAARLGPGCRPRGCRAPARRVLGRRVRYVIGCEPGQVNGRRWRRA, from the coding sequence GTGGAGTTGGCTGCGCGACTGGGTCCCGGATGCCGCCCGCGCGGCTGCCGCGCGCCGGCGCGCCGCGTGCTGGGCCGCCGCGTACGCTACGTGATCGGCTGCGAACCCGGCCAGGTGAACGGCAGGCGATGGCGCCGGGCCTGA
- the trpC gene encoding indole-3-glycerol phosphate synthase TrpC: MSVLDEIIDGVRADLAERQARVTLDELKERAARARDAKDGAAALRGEGVTVICEVKRSSPSKGALAAIADPAGLAADYEAGGAAAISVLTEQRRFGGSLADLEAVRAKVDIPVLRKDFIVTAYQLWEARAYGADIALLIVAALDQPALVSLIERAESIGLTPLVEVHDEEEAARAVDAGARVIGVNARNLKTLEVDRGTFARVAPEIPDRIVKVAESGVRGPHDLIAYAHDGADAVLVGESLVTGRDPRGAVADLVAAGAHPALRTPRD; the protein is encoded by the coding sequence GTGAGCGTGCTCGACGAGATCATCGACGGTGTCCGCGCTGACCTCGCCGAGCGACAGGCCCGGGTCACCCTCGACGAGCTCAAGGAGCGGGCCGCGCGGGCGCGTGACGCCAAGGACGGCGCGGCGGCGCTGCGCGGCGAGGGCGTCACGGTCATCTGCGAGGTCAAGCGGTCCAGCCCCTCCAAGGGCGCGCTCGCCGCGATCGCCGATCCGGCCGGGCTCGCCGCGGACTACGAGGCCGGCGGCGCGGCGGCGATCAGCGTGCTCACCGAGCAGCGGCGGTTCGGCGGATCGCTCGCCGACCTGGAGGCGGTCCGGGCCAAGGTCGACATCCCGGTGCTGCGCAAGGACTTCATCGTGACCGCGTACCAGCTGTGGGAGGCCAGGGCGTACGGCGCGGACATCGCGCTGCTCATCGTCGCGGCGCTCGACCAGCCGGCGCTGGTGTCGCTGATCGAGCGGGCCGAGTCGATCGGACTCACCCCGCTGGTCGAGGTGCACGACGAGGAGGAGGCGGCGCGGGCGGTCGACGCGGGCGCGCGTGTGATCGGGGTCAACGCGCGCAACCTCAAGACGCTGGAGGTGGACCGGGGCACGTTCGCCCGGGTCGCCCCGGAGATCCCGGACCGGATCGTCAAGGTCGCGGAGTCCGGGGTGCGCGGGCCGCACGACCTGATCGCCTACGCGCACGACGGGGCCGACGCGGTCCTGGTCGGCGAGTCGCTGGTCACCGGGCGCGATCCGCGCGGCGCCGTCGCCGATCTGGTCGCCGCCGGGGCGCATCCGGCGCTGCGCACCCCCCGCGACTGA